The Ruminococcaceae bacterium BL-4 region TTCCGCGGATATTCCTGCACTCCACGCATCCAGAAAAGTAGTCGTCACGGTAGATAAAATTAAAATGAGCAGTGCTGCTATCCCAAGCCCTGCTTTCACCATAATAGAAGCAATATCTGATTTGCCGGTGAAAATTGCTGCTCCCATTCCAATGACATACATCCAGCAACTCACAAAGGCATAAGTAAGCGTACTCACCAAAGTTGCCGAAAACGGTTTCTCGGCTTCGCGCGTATAATCCGAAATCAACGGAAGCCACGAAAGAGGCATTGCTACAGCAAGTTCAACGGCCGCTCCAAAAGTAATCGTTTCCGTTGATTCTGCTGACGGAAACTGATTCTGAAAAATCACGAAGCACAAAACGATCGTTAAAATAAAGAGTGCTGCCATCGCAATTTTGTTGATCCAGCCAAGATTTTCAATTCCAACAGTGATCCACACAAGAATCAGCCCGCCGATGACAACACACCACACCCATGCTCCGGAACCGACAACTCCATTTGCCGCCAAGGCACCATCATAGATCATAATCGCTGTCCAGCCGACCAACTGCAGAATATTTAAAGCTGCAAAAAACGATCCGCCGATTTTTCCAAAACTCAGCCCGACGGTCCCCATTGCACTTCGTTTGCTGCGTCCGCCAATCAATCCTGCAAAAAACAGCATGCTGCAGCCAATCACATGGCCAATGATAATCGCGAGCAGTCCCTTTAAAAATCCCAGCGGCGCAAAATAGGTGCCGGTCAAAATTTCTGCAATAGAAACTCCAGCACCAAACCAAATTAAACTATTTTGGAAAGTCGAAGTTTTCTTCATCAGGCCTTCTCCTCTCGGTAAGCAGACTGTAGGTCGAAGGCATGATCCATTGGGCCGCTTCCCTTTCCAAGATTCAGCATCGCACTAAGCGCACCGGAAAGATAAGTCTTCGCTTTGCTGACCGATTGATTCAAATCATATCCTTTTGCGAGATTTGCTGCAATCGCACTTGAGAGCGTACAACCTGTTCCGTGGGTATTCGGATTGTTGATTCGTTTCCCCTTAAACCACTGATATTCACCGTTCCGATATAAAAGATCATTGGCATCATTTAATCGATGTCCGCCTTTGCACAACACAGCGCATGAATAAGTTTCACTGATCATTTTTGCAGCCGTTACCATCTCCTGAGGAGATGAAATCTTTTGTCCCGAAAGAGTCTCTGCTTCTGGAATATTCGGAGTTAATACAGTTGCAAGCGGCAGAAGTTTTGCTTTCAAAGTGGCCACTGCATCATCTGAAATCAGCTTTGAGCCGCTCGTAGATACCATAACAGGATCAACTACAATTTTCTGAGCTTTATAAAACTGCAGCCGCTCGGCAATCACTTCAATCAGAGCAGAAGAAGCTACCATCCCAATTTTTACGGCATCAGGCCGTATATCCGTAAAGATGCTGTCTATCTGTTTCTTCAAAAACTCAGGACTTACTTCAAAAATTCCCTGTACGCCGGTTGTGTTCTGGGCTGTCAAAGCCGTAATTGCGCTCATGGCAAATACGCCATTTAGCGTCATAGTTTTGATATCCGCTTGAATACCGGCGCCTCCGCTGGAATCGCTTCCGGCGATTGTTAATGCTGTTCTCATCATAACTCTCCTTTTCAGCGTTAATTTTATTGAGCGACAAAAGGTGGTGCCCCCGGTTTGCCGCTATTTATTATTTTAGAAATTTTGCTGCAAATGAATCAAAATCTCTAAAATTTCTAATGTAATAATCGCAAATGCTCTCTAGTCTCTGCTGGTCATCACGACTTACTTCGTCGTATACGCCCACGGTACAAAATCCCGCCGCTTTTGCCGTTTTAGCGGCATACAGCGCATCTTCAAATACCAGTGTCTCCATCGGAGCGGTCCTAATCTTTTCGGCAGCTTTGAGATAAATATCAGGTCTGTCTTTTCCCGCTCCCACCTCAGCATCGGTCATCACGAAGTCAAAATCATTCAGAATTCCACAGCGTAAAAGTGCAGCCTCGGCAAGTTCCCGTTCGGTTACAGTTGCTAAAACGAGTTTAATGTTCCTTTTGGCCAGCTGTTTTAAAAATTCCGGTACATCTGCTTTTAGCGCCGCACGCTTCTGATAAAATTCCCTTACCGTCCCATTAATTCCTTCTATAATTTTCTCAGGGGTAAACGGTAACGAATAAGTATGTTTTAAATATTCCGCTGCCTGCCCCATGGTCATACAAAATAATTTCTTTCCAAGAGAAGGCTCAGCCTGCACATTAAGGCCTTTTAGATAAATTTTTCCGGCATCATTCCAGAAGGGCATTGTATCAAGCAGCGTTCCGTCCATATCAAAAATTGCTCCGCGTATCATAATTCCAGAGCCTTTCTGACTGCGTTTTTAAGCGTTTTTGTTGCCTCTTCAATCTCCGGCTGCGCAAAAATCGCACTGACAACAGCCACTCCATCAATACGACTGCCTTTGAGTTCTAAAACATTCTGCGCGGTGATTCCGCCGATCGCAATCACAGGGATTGATACGGCACTGCAGATTGCCTTGAGTGTCTCATAGCTCACATTGTCTGCATCCTTCTTTGTACCGGTAGAAAACACCGCCCCTACCCCTAAGTAATCTGCGCCTTGCTTTTGGGCAATAATTGCTTCTTCCACTGTCTCTGCAGATACTCCGAGGATCTTATCAGGTCCCAACTTTCTTCGTACAATCCCTGCATTCATATCACTTTGACCAACATGAACTCCATCTGCATTGACCTCAACGGCGAGATCTACATTATCGTCCAACACAAAAGGGACTTTATATTTTTGACAGAGCTTTTTCATCTCCAATGCTTCTGTACGAAAGTCGTCTTTCCCAAGCATCTTTTCCCGAAGCTGCAAAAAGGTTGCTCCGCCTTTTAAAGCCTTTTCTGCCTGACTTAAAAGTGTCTCCCCATTTAGCCATCTGCGATCTGTTACGGCATACAAAAGCAAACTTGCTTTATCGAATTTCATATTTTGCTCCCTCTTCTAATTTTTCTCCTGTCATTTGGCAGACCGCATCAATAATCCGATTGCGGTAAGTGGAATTCCCATCGCTCGGCAGCATATTTTTCCAGCCTATTTCTCCAGAAAGTCCCATCATGCATACTGCTGCCGCTGCTGCATCTAATTTCTGCTCTTTATTTGCTACAAGAAATGCGGTCATTATCCCCGAAAGCTGACATCCGGTTCCCGTGATACGACTCATTTCCGGTCTGCCATTTCGAATCACATAACAGCGTTTTCCATCGCTTACTAGGTCAATGGCTCCGGTAACAGCAACAATGCAGTCAAACTGTGCGGCAAAAGATTTTACCATCTCCACAGCCGAATCAAGATTTTGTTCCGTTACCGCATCCACAGAATTGGCATCCACGCCTCTTGTAGTGCTGCCTCCTAAATAAAGTGCTTTGATTTCTGAGATATTGCCCCGCACCGCATCAAAGTGAATCTGTTTTAATAGCGCCGACGCAGTATTTGTTCTAAGAGAACTGGCACCGGCACCAACTGGGTCCAAAAGGACAATATGTTTTAATTCATTGGCTTTTTTGCCCGCTAAAAACATAGAAGAAATTGTATTGTGATTCAGCGTTCCAATGTTGATGTTCAGCCCTCCGCAGATCGAAGTAATTTCTTCAACTTCGCCTTCATCATCAGACATAATTGGAGAACCTCCGCAGGCAAGCAATACATTTGCCACATCATTTACCGTGACATAATTTGTAATATTATGAATAAGCGGAGTGTTTTTTCTGACATTGCCAAGCATCGTTTTCATTGTGCCGTTCATATAATTTGCCTCTTTCTTTATGGTTTTGGGAAAATGGACAAAAGAAAAGCAGTACCTGCAAAAAAGGGTACTGCCACATAAAGCATTCTGTACATGTCCCTACGTTGGCATTACCCAAATCAGGTTCTAGGGTCTAAGCGAATCTGCTTACTCTCAGCCCACTTTATTGAGCTCCCCTTTTATTTCGTTAGAATAATAACACATATTTTGTCAAAATACAAGTTTTTCGAAATGCAGCCATTTTTTATCATACAAAATTTACCAAAAAGCACGAGGTTTTTCTTTCAAAAGCAATTGAAATCAGTTATAATAATCAAAAAGGAAAAATCAAAATTGAGTTTAATTTTCAAAGAATTCCAGGTGATGAAAATATGACACAAGTTGTCGCCGCACTGATTTGGAACAAAACCCGATTGATGATCTGCCAGCGGCCTAAAAATAAAGCACGGGGACTACTTTGGGAATTTGTCGGTGGAAAAGTAGAGCCGGGAGAAACAAAACCGCAGGCACTCATCCGCGAATGTCGGGAAGAACTTGCAATTACAGTTTGCGTTGGCGAGCAGTTTATGGAAACCACGCATTCCTATCCGGATATGACAATTCATTTGACATTGTTCTCCTGCACCATAAAAGAGGGTACCCCGAAGCTTTTAGAACACAATGATCTTCGTTGGATTACTCCGGAGGAAATAACCGGTTTTTCATTCTGCCCGGCAGACCAGCCAATTTTGAAAAGGATCATGGAGGAAAACAAAAAATGAAGGATTCCGAAACCGAAGTACAGTCTGAGCTTTTTAAAATGCAGGATCTAAAATATAGAGACTTTCAGGCAAAGCTGACTCCAACGATCAAAAAAGAAACGATCATCGGTGTGCGCACTCCACAGCTTCGAAAATTTGCCGCAGCGTTTTCTAAACAGCCAGAGGCTGAAGTGTTTTTGAAAACCCTTCCTCACAAATATTACGAAGAAAACAATCTGCATGGATTTTTGATTGAGCGAATGAAAGACTATGAATCCTGTATCCGCGCATTAGATGATTTTCTTCCCTATGTAGACAACTGGGCAACCTGTGACTTAATGACCCCTAAAATTTTTAAAAAACATCTAACAGAATTACTCTGTCAGATCAAAAAATGGATTCAATCGGACCAAACTTATACGATTCGTTTCGGGATTGAAATGCTGATGAGCTTTTATCTGGATGACAAATTCCAGCCGGAATATCTCGAATTGCCGGCTAAAATAAAATCGCAGGAATATTATGTAAACATGATGATTGCATGGTATTTTGCAACTGCACTTGCAAAACAGTACAAAGCGACTCTCCCCTATCTTGAACAGTACAGACTGGAATCATGGACACATAACAAAGCAATTCAAAAAGCTGTTGAGAGTTACCGAATCACAGATGAACAGAAAGCTTATCTGCGAACGTTGAAAGTAAAACTACCTAAAAAGTCAGGAGGAATCTAAGATGGATGCAATTGTGTATACTTCAAACTCTGGATTTACAAAAGAATATGCTGAAATGATGAGCCAAAAAATCGATCTTCCAGTATTTTCACTCACAGAAGCAGAAAGCACATTAAAATCCGGCGCTGAAATTCTTTATTTTGGTTGGCTGATGGCAGGTTCTGTTAAAGGCTATTCAGACGCTTGCAAAAAATATAAAGTTCGTGCTGTGTGTGCGGTCGGAATGGGAAAAAGCGGTTCGCAGATGGAGGATGTTAAAAAGCATAACCATCTCCCGGAAGGACTGCCCCTCTTTACTCTACAAGGTGGATTTGATTTAAATCGCCTGCACGGTATTTATAAATTTATGATGAATACCATGATAAAAGTGGTTGGGAAAAAACTTTCCGCCAAACAGGATAAAACACCTGATGAAGAAGACATGCTTGATTTGATGCTGCACGGCGGCGACCGAGTCAGCTTGGAAAATCTAACTCCAGTTCTAAATTGGTATCAATCAGCCTAAATTCTTTCCAATTTCTGCACTTCTTTATATTTTTATAAACTTTTAAAATAATATCTCAATGAAAAGAACAAACTAATACTGAAATTCTCTCCCAAATCACAAAAAGCTCTAGAAAATAAAGAAAGGAATGATTCTTATGAGCAGTAGTAAAATTAAATCAGCAGTTAAAGCAGCAAAAGATGATACCGTAAAAGCAATCAATGAAGTATCTAAGAGTATTTCAAAAGCAGCTGAGCCAACCGTCACCTCTGTAAAGGAAGGTATTTCTGAGATGCAGGATAAGGTGCAGCCAACTGCACAAAAAGCAAAAGAAGCCGCACAAAAAGCGATTGAAAAGACAGAACCTGTGCTTAACGTCGCTAAAGAAACGATCAGCAAAGCAAAAAAGCAGGCTGCCGCTGCGTTGGCTCCAGAAGTCTATGTGGAATTTGGCACTACGCAATACACCTGCACTGATATAATTGCCCGCTGTAAAAATGATTTTAAATCGAAGCATAAAGGAGCCATTCGTTCTTGTAAGATCTATATCAAACCGGCAGACAGAACCGCTTATTATGTGATTAATAAAATCGAAGATAAGATTGATATTTACTAACATTTACCAATTTTGAAGCATTTCCTAAGATTTGGAAACCACTTGACTTTTTACTCTTAAGTGAGCTATAATTTTTGGTGCAGAAAAGTCGTATTTATTGGAATTGCCTCAAAGTTTTATTAGATTTTGTTTTAGTCTTCTCATTAATTTAATATTTCTAAAAAAACTATATAAGATTCCGTCAGTTTGTGTACTTTTCTGTATTTTACTGATTAAGATAGATATAATGTTTTAATTAGAAATAAAAATATTTTTCAGGAGGATTGTAGTATTATGAAGTACAAGGTTCTTTCTCTGAAGGCCATGGATCCCATCGGCCACAAAATGATGGAGGATGCCGACTGCGAAGTCATCACTGCCCCAGACGGCTCTAAAACGGAGGACTTTATCAAGCTGATTAAGGACAATCAGGTAGATGCAATTTACTGCCGCGTTGATAAAGTGACCAAAGAGATGATCGATGCTTCTAAAAATTTGAAGGTCATTTCAAAGCAGGGCGTCGGTCTGGACAACATTGATATGGAATACGCTTCCAGCAAAAAAATTCCGGTAGGCTGGGCTCCTGGCGGAAATGCCACTTCTGTTGCAGAGCATACAATTCTATTGATGATGATGTGTGCTGTTCGTTATCGCCATGTTGACTCCGAGATGCGCAAAGGTAACTTCAATGTTCGCTACACTTTAAAGGGCACCTGGGAGCTTACTGGTCAAACACTTGGTCTTCTCGGCTGCGGCCGCATTGGTCAGATCGTTGCAAAGATTGCAAGCCAAGGCTTTGGCATGAAAGTAATCGGATATGATCCGTTCCCGCCGAAGGCTCCGTTGGTTCCAATCGAAATGATGAGCCAGGATGAAGTATTAAAACAAGCTGATTTTGTCAGTCTGCATATGCCTTCTATGCCCTCTACTGTTCACAGCATCAACTATGATAAATTCTGCATGATGAAGCCTTCCGCTTTCTTCATTAACTGCGCACGCGGTGATGTCATTGTAGAAGATGATTTGGTTCGTGCTCTGAATGAGAAGAAGATTGCTGGAGCTGGCGTTGACGTTTTCGAAAAAGAACCGCTGCCGCTTAACGATCCGCTGGTAACACTCGACAACGTTGTCCTTACCCCCCATACTTCTGCTACTACCATTCAGAGTGTTCGCAAGTGCACCACGATGGCCTGCCAGTGCATTATTGATGCTTTGAACGGCAAAATTCCGGTAAGCTATCAGGCAAATAAATTCTAAGATTTTTATCGGGAACGATTGTACTGCTTTTAAAGAAACATAACAAAAAGGATCCAAAACGATTTTTAATAACCGTTTTGGATCCTTTTTTAATTCATCTCATTTAATGTAATTATTTCTATTTATGAAAAATATGGAATATAATGTTGAATTTTTCCTAATTAAGATGTAAAATGATTGTAAACTTTACGAATGGAAAGAAGAGTTATTTTATGAAAACCGCTAAATTGACAATTGGCATTATTTCTATTGTTCTATCCTTGGTCATCTTTTTTCAGAGCTGCGCAGCAGGAGTTGGATCTGCACTTGCTACGGGAGGAACCGATACAAGCGGAGGAAATGGAATGATGCTTGGTATTCTATTGATTATCGCCGGAATTGTTACCATTGCCGCAAGAAATTCTAAAGGCGGATCGATTGCTTCAACGATACTATACGCAATCGGAGGCATTGTTGCTTTGGCCGGCGCTTCTGGAATTTATAAAGATTTAATTGTCTGGGGAGTTATATCTCTCATTTTTGCTGTAGTCTGTGCTATTTCTATTGCAAAACAAGACTTTGGTAACAATGGAAATTATACAGCGAGTCATTAATCAATCATGAATTACTAAAAAACACTCTTTGTATGAAACGGTTTATCGCCGAACCATACAAAGAGTGTTTTTTATTTCATAAATCTTTTTGACTCATTATTGACAGCTCATAAAAATTATTTTGTTACCGGAACAACGCCGCCGCCAAACGTATCTTTGATATACTGCTGCGTTTCTTCACTGGTGAGTGCCGCATACAATGCTTTCAAATCTTCACGGTTTTCGTCTCCATCACGCACTGCCAAAACATTCGCATAATCCGTAACTGCAACAGAATTATCACTTTCCATTGCAAGTGCATCAGAGGTTTTTAAACCGTTCTGAATCGCATAGTTGCCGTTGATTACTGCAATATCGACATCAGGAAGCGTTTTCGGAAGCTGAGCTGCTTCGATTTCCTGAATATTCAAATTTTTCGGGTTTTCTACAATATCAACTTTAGTAGCATTAATTCCTGCCCCATCTTTCAGCTTCAGCAATCCGTTTGCCTGCAGCAAGAGCAGAGCACGTGCCTCATTCGTTGTATCATTCGGAACCGCTACTGTTGCTCCGTCTTTGAGATCACTCATAGATTTCGTCTTTCCAGCATAAATTCCAAACGGTTCATAATGCACATCTCCCATGGAAACTAGATTTGTTCCATGCTCTGCATTAAAGTTTTTAAGGTAAGTGATATGCTGAAAATAGTTGGCGTCCAGTTCTTTTTCCTGCAGATACGTATTTGGAAGAATATAGTCGGTCAACTCTACAACTTCCAATGTATAGCCTTCTTTTTCGAGCTGCGGCGCAACTGCTTTGCGCAGAATATCCGCATGAGGAGTCGGCGAAGCGCCAACCTTAATCGTTCCTTTAGAAGCCGTGGAAGCCGCTCCGCTTCCGGCGGCTGAAGAAGTTCCCGTACTGCTGCCGCATGCAGTCAGAGAGGTCAGCAGTAAAGCCGACACCAAAATAAAAGATAAAAGTTTTTTCATATTTTTCCCTCCAAAATTCAGTTTTAAAATATTTTGAAATTTATCTATCCAGAACGAATTATTCTTTCCGTCTATCTAAGACACGTGCAAGTTTCATTCCGATGGACTGGAACACCTGTACAATCACAACCAAAAGGATCACTGTAATAATCATAATGTCCGTTTGACCACGCTGATATCCATAATTAATTGCGACTGTTCCTAATCCTCCGCCACCGACAAATCCAGCCATTGCAGAGTAGCCGAGGATCGTTGCTGCAGCAATCGCAGCATTGACAATCAGGCTGGGACGCGCTTCCGGAAGCATCACCTTGTAGATGATCTGAAAAGTTCCCGCTCCCATGGACTGAGCAGCTTCAATAATTCCGCGGTCCACTTCCTGAATCGAACTTTCTACCAAGCGGGCTACAAACGGCGCTGCCGAAACTACCAGCGATACAATCGTTGCTTTTGTTCCAATCGTTGTTCCGACAACCATTCGTGTAAACGGCATAATTGTTACCAAAAGGATCAAAAACGGCACGCTTCTCGTGATATTAACAATAACATCTAAAACCTTGTATACCACAATATTCGGACGAATGCCGTCCTTCGCCGTTACCACCAGCAAGATTCCCATTGGAAGGCCAAGTACATAAGCAAAGATGGTACCGAAAATCATCATCTGAAAAGATTCTCCCACACTTTGCAGCAGAACTGACATCATCTGATTATCCACGGTCACTCACCTCCTCTACAGTCAACCCCCGCGCCTTAATAAATTTGATCATCTTATCCGCAATCTCCTGGTCATCCGGCAGCTGAAGCAACATCTGTCCCATTGCCGTTCCGCCCACATCTTTTGTATCTGCATGCATAATATTAACTGGCATTCGAAAATGAAGAACCAACTCCGCGACAACCGGTTCTGAAGAAGCAACCCCATCAAATACCATGCGAATCCTACGAGTTCCTACTCCTTTCCCGGAGCTGACTGTTTCAGGAAGCACTAAGCGGCGTGCTGCTTCTGTTTTTGGATTGCGAAAAATCTCCTGTACTTCTCCACATTCAGCGATCTTACTGTCACTGATAATCGCCACACGATTACAAATTTCCTCAATCACGCTCATCTGGTGCGTAATGATTACGATTGTAATTCCAAGACGAGTATTGATCTCTTTTAACAGCTTCAGAATGCTGACCGTTGTTGTAGGGTCAAGTGCAGAAGTCGCTTCATCACAAAGCAAAACCTTTGGCTCCAACGCAAGTGCTCTGGCGATTGCAATACGCTGCTTTTGTCCGCCGGAAAGCTGATTTGGATAACTTTTAGCACGGTCGGAAAGTCCCACTAATTTCAAAAGCTCCGCCGCTCTTTTTTTCGCTTTTTCTTTCGAAATGCCGGCAATCTCCAGTGGAAAACAAATATTCTGCTCTGCTGTACGCTGCATCAGCAAATTGAACTGCTGAAAAATCATACTCATAGACTGCCTTGCTTTGCGCAGCTCACTCTCATTCATAGCCGCCATATCTTGACCATCAAAAATCACTTTGCCGGAAGTCGGCCGCTCCAACATATTGATACATCGTACTAGTGTACTCTTTCCAGCACCGCTCATTCCAATAATTCCAAAAATTTCGCCCTTTTGAATTTGAAGGTCAATGTTCTGTAGTGCATGTACGGATCCCACTTTGGTTTCATATGTTTTGGAAAGCGATTCGATCTGAATCATTGTTTCGCTCATTCCTATGTTCTCCTCTTCTTGAGGTCAATCCCCATAATATGCTACTAAACAGATATGTATTGTATGATTTATTATAATCATGCTTTTTCATTCTGTCAAGCTTTTCTTCGTGCCTTTAATGCTTTAATCGGAATTTTCTTTTGCATAAACATTTCTTCATGCTCTGTTAAAACATTTTCGGGACAATTTTCCGCATGAAGATCATACGTATGCTCATAGATTTCAAATCCTGCCTCCTCAAAATAGTCAAGAGAATCTTTAAAAAGCGCATCGTCGTCCGTTTTGAAAAAGATTTCTCCGTTCGGGCTGAGAATTGTTTTATAAAGTTCCAACTGTCTAGGGTGTGTCAGACGCCGTTTGTGATGACGAGGGCGCGGCCATGGATTGCAAAAATTAATATAAATTCGCTCTACTTGATCCTGAGGCCCCATAATATCAGGCAGCCGCTCGATATCGTACGCTGTCAGCGCAACATTTGAAATGGGGCGATCCCCAAAAGCCTCTTCGATTTTTCGCTTACCGGGCGCCAATACGGCATCTTTCATATCAATTCCCAAAAAATTGATTTTAGGATGAGAAGGGGCCATTCCTGCAAGAAACCAGCCTTTTCCGCAGCCCAATTCCAAATGAAGTGGTTGGCGCACGGGAAACCATTCAATCCAATGATTTTTGAGGGGAAACGGATCTCTCAAAAAAAATGGGCATGCGTTTAGTTCCGGAGTTGCCCATGGCTTTGCACGCATTCTCATGCTCTTTGTTCCTCCCTATTTTTACAAACATCTACCCAGCCGCAGCATTTCGAAACAGTTTCCAGTTCTTCACAGGTCAATTTGACCGCAGAATTGGAAGTGCCCGCTGCGGGATAAATCGTCTCAAAGCGACGAAGAGACTGATCGAGATAAACCTTTGCGCACGGCGGATATAAAAAAGGGCTAACCCCCCCGATCGGATGGCCTGTCAGCGGCTCTACTTGTGATGCTAAAAGCATCTTTGCTTTCATCCCGAACGTTTCCTTAAATTTATGATTTTCTATCTTACAGTCACCAGAAGTTACGATTAAAATACACCCATATCCATCTCGTGCCACAAAAGAGATGGTCTTTGCAATCTGTGCTGGAATTACTCCAACCGCTTTTGCTGCCAGCTCAACTGTCGCGCTGGAAGTATCAAATTCCATCACGCGTTCTCCTAATCCATAGGAAGAAAGATATTCCTTTACTTGTTTGGCGGCTTCCTCCATATTCTTCCTCTTTTCCAACTGTTTTATTAATTAGTATAACATACCGAATTAAGATTAGAAGACAAGCCTCTTCATTTTTAAATGTTTTCAGCAAAACGTCTAAAAATAGTTAAAACTTTTGTACAGTCTGGTTTAATAATACAATGTTTTTCCCCATTTGTTAAACATTGCGTGAATGAATTATGAATGAA contains the following coding sequences:
- a CDS encoding conserved membrane protein of unknown function (Evidence 4 : Unknown function but conserved in other organisms), with amino-acid sequence MIVNFTNGKKSYFMKTAKLTIGIISIVLSLVIFFQSCAAGVGSALATGGTDTSGGNGMMLGILLIIAGIVTIAARNSKGGSIASTILYAIGGIVALAGASGIYKDLIVWGVISLIFAVVCAISIAKQDFGNNGNYTASH
- the metQ gene encoding methionine ABC transporter, substrate binding lipoprotein (Evidence 2a : Function from experimental evidences in other organisms; PubMedId : 10094622, 12910260, 14990259, 16109943, 17038623; Product type t : transporter), coding for MKKLLSFILVSALLLTSLTACGSSTGTSSAAGSGAASTASKGTIKVGASPTPHADILRKAVAPQLEKEGYTLEVVELTDYILPNTYLQEKELDANYFQHITYLKNFNAEHGTNLVSMGDVHYEPFGIYAGKTKSMSDLKDGATVAVPNDTTNEARALLLLQANGLLKLKDGAGINATKVDIVENPKNLNIQEIEAAQLPKTLPDVDIAVINGNYAIQNGLKTSDALAMESDNSVAVTDYANVLAVRDGDENREDLKALYAALTSEETQQYIKDTFGGGVVPVTK
- the metP gene encoding methionine ABC transporter, permease component (Evidence 2a : Function from experimental evidences in other organisms; PubMedId : 10094622, 12910260, 14990259, 15849754, 16850406, 17038623; Product type t : transporter), which translates into the protein MDNQMMSVLLQSVGESFQMMIFGTIFAYVLGLPMGILLVVTAKDGIRPNIVVYKVLDVIVNITRSVPFLILLVTIMPFTRMVVGTTIGTKATIVSLVVSAAPFVARLVESSIQEVDRGIIEAAQSMGAGTFQIIYKVMLPEARPSLIVNAAIAAATILGYSAMAGFVGGGGLGTVAINYGYQRGQTDIMIITVILLVVIVQVFQSIGMKLARVLDRRKE
- the metN gene encoding methionine ABC transporter (ATP-binding protein) (Evidence 2a : Function from experimental evidences in other organisms; PubMedId : 10094622, 12910260, 14990259, 17038623; Product type t : transporter); the encoded protein is MSETMIQIESLSKTYETKVGSVHALQNIDLQIQKGEIFGIIGMSGAGKSTLVRCINMLERPTSGKVIFDGQDMAAMNESELRKARQSMSMIFQQFNLLMQRTAEQNICFPLEIAGISKEKAKKRAAELLKLVGLSDRAKSYPNQLSGGQKQRIAIARALALEPKVLLCDEATSALDPTTTVSILKLLKEINTRLGITIVIITHQMSVIEEICNRVAIISDSKIAECGEVQEIFRNPKTEAARRLVLPETVSSGKGVGTRRIRMVFDGVASSEPVVAELVLHFRMPVNIMHADTKDVGGTAMGQMLLQLPDDQEIADKMIKFIKARGLTVEEVSDRG
- the trmB gene encoding tRNA (guanine-N(7)-)-methyltransferase; translated protein: MRMRAKPWATPELNACPFFLRDPFPLKNHWIEWFPVRQPLHLELGCGKGWFLAGMAPSHPKINFLGIDMKDAVLAPGKRKIEEAFGDRPISNVALTAYDIERLPDIMGPQDQVERIYINFCNPWPRPRHHKRRLTHPRQLELYKTILSPNGEIFFKTDDDALFKDSLDYFEEAGFEIYEHTYDLHAENCPENVLTEHEEMFMQKKIPIKALKARRKA
- a CDS encoding EBSC protein, encoding MEEAAKQVKEYLSSYGLGERVMEFDTSSATVELAAKAVGVIPAQIAKTISFVARDGYGCILIVTSGDCKIENHKFKETFGMKAKMLLASQVEPLTGHPIGGVSPFLYPPCAKVYLDQSLRRFETIYPAAGTSNSAVKLTCEELETVSKCCGWVDVCKNREEQRA
- a CDS encoding protein of unknown function (Evidence 5 : Unknown function), which codes for MLKTFKNEEACLLILIRYVILINKTVGKEEEYGGSRQTSKGISFFLWIRRTRDGI